One genomic window of Marinobacter adhaerens HP15 includes the following:
- a CDS encoding DUF3010 family protein, whose amino-acid sequence MIVCGVELTGSDAVVCFLNMDRGQFNLPECKVRKLSLPKNHSREDLKQFHAAFAALMAEYGVTHVAIKERMPKGKFAGGAVSFKLEAAIQLIADIELTVTLLPSALIKSTLAANPLPIAFAETGLKAFQEAAFVSAYVGQLQSQ is encoded by the coding sequence ATGATTGTTTGCGGCGTTGAGCTTACCGGCAGTGATGCAGTGGTGTGTTTTCTGAATATGGACCGGGGGCAGTTCAATTTGCCGGAATGCAAGGTGCGCAAACTGTCACTGCCAAAAAACCATAGCCGTGAAGACCTGAAGCAGTTCCATGCGGCCTTTGCGGCATTAATGGCCGAGTACGGCGTGACTCACGTCGCGATCAAAGAGCGAATGCCCAAAGGCAAATTTGCCGGTGGTGCTGTCAGCTTTAAATTGGAAGCGGCCATTCAACTCATCGCCGACATCGAATTGACGGTGACCCTGCTGCCCTCCGCTCTCATCAAGTCCACCCTAGCCGCCAACCCGCTCCCCATTGCGTTTGCAGAGACGGGGTTAAAGGCCTTCCAGGAAGCGGCCTTCGTTTCCGCCTATGTAGGGCAGCTACAGAGCCAATGA
- a CDS encoding MFS transporter yields MRPIGAILASVALLQLGSGLLNTLLAVTANEQGFSTARIGVIMSGFFVGFACGIFISGRLIRRMGHIRTFAFCAAVCASIALLHSLWVDPWAWMALRFLYGLSLVTLMTVTESWLNARAEKHERGRVFAMYMVVNLGGIALAQQLLRLSPGELLVLFSVSAILSCWALLPITISSRSQPHIPERAKSSLKKIIGFAPLAVATSALSGLAMGAFWAMAPLYASKLGFGLSEVGLLMSLTIVGGALLQIPIGRFSDTQDRRKVLVVVAALAAGMCLMMPLAWSNTSLMAVFFVWGGLSFSLYPLGVAQLLDQLHPDEVVSGSTDMLVLHGAGAALAPLLVGLIMNLVGPQGMPVYMAVVLGLLATYAIYQVRHVSVLTAGEQAHFEPMAQSSHEIVEMIER; encoded by the coding sequence ATGCGCCCTATTGGTGCAATTCTCGCGAGTGTCGCGCTATTACAGCTCGGCAGTGGCTTGTTGAATACGCTGCTGGCGGTTACGGCCAATGAGCAGGGTTTTTCCACGGCGCGGATCGGCGTCATCATGTCCGGTTTTTTCGTGGGGTTCGCCTGCGGCATCTTTATCAGTGGCCGTTTGATCCGCCGCATGGGCCATATCCGTACCTTTGCCTTCTGCGCGGCGGTGTGCGCGTCCATCGCGCTGCTGCACTCCCTATGGGTTGATCCCTGGGCATGGATGGCGCTTCGCTTTCTTTACGGATTGTCCCTGGTCACCCTGATGACGGTGACGGAGAGCTGGCTAAACGCCCGCGCTGAGAAGCACGAGCGCGGGCGGGTCTTCGCCATGTATATGGTGGTCAACCTTGGGGGAATTGCCCTTGCTCAGCAACTGCTCAGGCTGAGCCCGGGCGAGCTGTTGGTACTGTTTTCGGTGTCGGCCATCCTCAGTTGCTGGGCGCTGCTGCCCATCACCATCAGCAGTCGCAGCCAACCCCACATTCCCGAGCGGGCGAAGAGCAGTCTGAAGAAAATCATCGGCTTTGCGCCGCTGGCCGTTGCTACCTCGGCGCTCTCCGGCCTGGCCATGGGCGCTTTCTGGGCGATGGCGCCGTTGTACGCGAGCAAGCTCGGATTCGGGTTGTCGGAGGTGGGGCTGTTGATGAGCCTCACCATTGTGGGCGGTGCGCTGCTGCAGATCCCGATCGGCCGGTTTTCCGATACTCAGGACCGTCGGAAGGTGCTGGTCGTTGTGGCGGCGCTGGCGGCCGGAATGTGCCTGATGATGCCGTTGGCCTGGAGCAACACGTCACTGATGGCGGTGTTCTTTGTGTGGGGCGGTCTGTCGTTCTCGCTGTACCCGCTGGGTGTGGCGCAATTACTCGATCAGCTGCACCCCGACGAGGTGGTTTCCGGTTCCACGGACATGCTGGTACTGCACGGAGCGGGCGCTGCCCTGGCGCCTCTGCTCGTGGGTTTGATTATGAATCTGGTGGGCCCTCAGGGCATGCCTGTTTACATGGCGGTTGTTCTGGGCTTGCTCGCCACCTATGCGATCTATCAGGTACGCCATGTTTCCGTGCTCACCGCGGGCGAGCAGGCGCATTTTGAGCCGATGGCGCAGTCGTCCCATGAGATTGTTGAAATGATTGAGCGGTAG
- a CDS encoding PEGA domain-containing protein codes for MKYSLLLTLAAIAFLSTGCASVVSGTDQKLTFNSEPEEATVTVSGRVLGKTPLTVPVDRGSNQSITFEKEGYKTYTAQLSTTTNPWFFGNIVIGGLLGSTTDGVSGAIHEFSPDQYFVTLKPDTPTGISTSKPRQIKEIIIAFSGEFRHQLASGGGEKVDTIVQLLGVDASQKDTTIRALNQLALANQNDLELAKTIIEVYGVQ; via the coding sequence ATGAAGTACTCCCTACTCCTCACACTCGCTGCAATCGCGTTTCTGTCGACCGGTTGCGCGTCGGTCGTCTCAGGAACCGACCAGAAGCTCACCTTCAACAGCGAGCCCGAAGAAGCCACCGTTACGGTTTCCGGCCGAGTGCTCGGTAAAACGCCACTGACAGTGCCAGTGGACCGGGGCTCCAACCAGTCCATTACCTTTGAGAAGGAAGGCTACAAGACCTACACCGCTCAGCTCTCTACCACAACCAACCCCTGGTTCTTCGGGAACATCGTGATCGGCGGGCTTCTGGGTTCCACTACCGATGGGGTTTCCGGTGCCATTCACGAGTTCTCGCCGGACCAGTACTTCGTCACCCTGAAACCTGACACCCCGACCGGGATCTCCACCTCCAAGCCGCGACAAATCAAGGAAATCATCATCGCGTTCAGCGGAGAGTTTCGCCACCAACTGGCAAGCGGTGGCGGTGAAAAGGTGGACACCATCGTGCAACTGCTGGGTGTCGATGCCTCCCAGAAAGACACCACCATCCGAGCACTGAACCAGCTCGCACTGGCGAACCAGAACGACCTGGAGCTGGCCAAGACGATTATTGAGGTTTACGGCGTTCAATAG
- a CDS encoding YHS domain-containing (seleno)protein: protein MNSRKLLLTFASVFSATIWASEPAVYTGLLSNTGAGGYDTVSYFETGKPAKGSREYTTEHLGVTWRFASAENLTRFEANPERYLPAYGGYCAWAVAQGYLAKGDPQHWAIRDGRLYLNYNESVQDRWLEDTEGFIRQADANWPKVLE, encoded by the coding sequence ATGAACTCACGAAAGCTACTCCTCACCTTCGCCTCGGTCTTTAGCGCCACCATCTGGGCCTCTGAGCCTGCCGTCTACACCGGCCTGCTGAGCAATACCGGGGCGGGCGGCTACGACACAGTCAGCTACTTCGAAACGGGAAAACCAGCCAAAGGCTCGCGCGAATACACCACAGAGCACCTGGGCGTAACCTGGCGATTCGCGAGTGCGGAGAACCTGACGCGCTTCGAAGCCAATCCTGAACGCTACTTGCCTGCCTACGGCGGCTACTGCGCCTGGGCGGTTGCCCAAGGCTACCTCGCCAAAGGCGACCCTCAACACTGGGCCATCCGCGATGGCCGGCTGTATCTCAACTACAATGAGTCAGTTCAGGATCGATGGCTGGAAGACACAGAGGGCTTCATTCGACAGGCAGACGCCAACTGGCCAAAGGTTCTGGAATGA
- the rho gene encoding transcription termination factor Rho produces MHAGVLPWAVFFEKYVSNKSYQTIMTRKTLGLTGTRKKDPKPVATETEAMVEVESEADPQKRFLNAVAINPAPGIRLELGSEQLTVRAMDLITPIGMGQRGLIVAPPGSGKSTVLKHICQAVGKAYPEIKLYALLIDERPEEVTDFRRSVPAEVHASSSDESYAHHVRVADELLDIARQQAGEGHNVMIVIDSLTRLSRVHNAERKSSGRTMSGGMDARAMEIPRRLFGAARNIENGGSLTILATVLVDTGSRMDQVIFEEFKGTGNMELVLSRDVANQRIFPALDISKSSTRREELLLDPKDLDKIRALRRALGGLKPLEGTKKLVELLEKYPTNAELLKNIPGHDGPVR; encoded by the coding sequence GTGCACGCTGGTGTTTTGCCTTGGGCTGTGTTTTTCGAAAAATATGTATCAAACAAGAGCTATCAAACAATCATGACGAGAAAGACATTAGGTTTAACCGGAACACGAAAAAAAGACCCTAAACCAGTGGCTACGGAAACCGAAGCTATGGTTGAGGTTGAAAGTGAGGCTGATCCACAAAAACGTTTTTTAAATGCTGTGGCTATCAATCCCGCGCCGGGGATTCGCCTGGAGTTGGGTTCCGAACAGCTCACGGTGCGCGCGATGGATTTGATCACGCCGATTGGCATGGGGCAGCGAGGTTTGATCGTTGCGCCGCCGGGGTCTGGAAAATCGACGGTTTTAAAACATATTTGCCAGGCGGTGGGAAAGGCGTATCCCGAGATTAAACTCTACGCGTTATTGATAGATGAGCGACCCGAGGAGGTCACTGATTTCAGGCGTAGCGTCCCGGCTGAGGTACACGCTTCTTCTTCGGATGAAAGCTATGCTCATCACGTTCGCGTTGCCGATGAACTTCTTGATATCGCTCGCCAACAAGCGGGCGAGGGTCACAACGTTATGATTGTGATTGATTCTCTCACGAGGCTTTCGCGTGTGCATAATGCGGAGCGAAAGAGCAGCGGTCGTACTATGTCTGGCGGGATGGATGCTCGAGCGATGGAGATCCCGCGGAGGTTGTTTGGCGCTGCACGAAACATTGAGAATGGCGGCTCGCTGACCATTCTGGCAACCGTTCTGGTGGATACGGGCAGCCGCATGGACCAGGTTATCTTTGAGGAATTCAAGGGCACGGGAAACATGGAGCTGGTGTTATCGAGAGACGTTGCGAATCAGCGAATTTTTCCCGCGCTGGATATTTCGAAAAGCAGTACACGCCGTGAAGAGCTGCTGTTGGATCCAAAAGATTTAGACAAAATAAGAGCATTGCGCCGGGCGCTTGGCGGTCTTAAACCGCTAGAGGGCACAAAAAAGTTGGTGGAGCTGCTTGAGAAGTACCCCACAAACGCCGAGCTTCTGAAAAACATCCCCGGTCACGATGGCCCGGTGCGCTGA
- the ggpS gene encoding glucosylglycerol-phosphate synthase gives MLLATDLDGTFLAGDPDNRLKLYRLVAAHPEIDLVFVTGRGLESVLPLLSDPTIPQPDYIICDVGCTVVHGETQQAIQPLQGEIDELWPGEQMIEDALLPFDGLQRQEVPQERRVSYFCDGDVVTDEMVARIEALSCTALFSNHKYLDILPQGVNKGRTLSQLVKHLNVDPESVLVAGDTLNDLSMYEHGFKGVCVGESEPGLLDATMHKARVLHAGATGCGGILEAFEHFGYLGHLGIEAEAPDYMNRGKSDLVIVYHRLPYEEVVENGELIRRRPKSPNGIIPTLLSFFADGKAGSWVAWSIDDPDLGPFQTHTEVDTDRYEKLVAARVPLSKDDVEIFYKRFSKEAFWPTLHTFWERATFHDDHWQVFLKVNKQFAERAAEEAAENAVVWIHDYNLWMVPAYLREIRPDLTIAFFHHTYFPSADVFNVLPWRREIVGSLLQCDHIGFHIPRQAENFVDVARGVTPLEVTQKAGCAPRFLTYGCAVGLDEMSTEIKVNDRKIGLGAHPVGLDLNRVRHALADQSVIDRMETLRNELMDVRLILSVERLDFTKGIIEKLDAYERMLNEHPELKTKVTLMMVCVPAAAGMTIYEELLSQIEQTVGRINGQFAQVGWTPVQFFFRALPFEELVSYYTMADVMWITPLRDGLNLVAKEYIATQGLTQGSGRLVLSEFAGAAAELRGAILANPHHPQDLADTCYYALAMSRSEAQNRLSEAFEVVSRYDIDYWGREFIDTAEQRRATKLEKILPIGHCAA, from the coding sequence ATGTTACTGGCCACCGATCTCGATGGTACTTTTCTCGCGGGTGACCCCGACAACCGCCTCAAGCTCTACCGACTGGTTGCCGCCCACCCCGAAATAGACCTGGTATTTGTGACCGGTCGCGGCCTGGAATCCGTGCTGCCGCTGCTGTCCGACCCCACCATTCCGCAGCCGGACTACATCATCTGTGACGTCGGCTGCACCGTGGTTCACGGCGAGACCCAGCAGGCCATCCAACCGCTGCAAGGCGAGATCGACGAGCTCTGGCCGGGCGAACAGATGATCGAAGACGCGCTGCTCCCCTTTGACGGCCTGCAGCGACAGGAAGTCCCCCAGGAACGCCGCGTGTCCTATTTCTGCGACGGCGATGTGGTCACTGACGAGATGGTCGCCCGCATCGAGGCGCTGTCCTGCACTGCGCTCTTCTCCAACCACAAGTACCTGGACATCCTGCCCCAGGGCGTGAACAAGGGGCGCACCCTGTCACAACTGGTGAAACACCTGAACGTCGACCCGGAATCCGTGCTGGTGGCCGGCGACACCCTGAATGACCTGTCGATGTACGAGCACGGCTTCAAAGGCGTGTGCGTGGGCGAATCTGAGCCCGGCCTGCTGGACGCTACCATGCACAAGGCAAGGGTTCTTCACGCCGGGGCAACCGGCTGTGGCGGTATCCTTGAGGCGTTCGAACACTTCGGGTATCTCGGCCATCTGGGCATTGAAGCGGAAGCGCCGGACTACATGAACCGGGGCAAATCCGACCTGGTGATCGTGTACCACCGCCTGCCCTACGAAGAAGTGGTGGAAAACGGCGAACTGATCCGCCGTCGCCCCAAATCCCCCAATGGCATCATCCCCACGCTGCTGAGCTTCTTTGCCGACGGCAAAGCCGGCTCCTGGGTGGCCTGGTCCATTGACGACCCGGACCTGGGCCCGTTCCAGACCCACACCGAAGTGGATACCGACCGCTACGAAAAACTGGTGGCCGCGCGGGTGCCCCTAAGCAAAGACGACGTCGAGATTTTCTACAAGCGGTTCTCCAAGGAAGCCTTCTGGCCAACCCTGCACACCTTCTGGGAGCGGGCCACCTTCCACGATGATCACTGGCAGGTGTTCCTCAAGGTCAACAAGCAGTTTGCGGAGCGCGCGGCCGAGGAAGCCGCAGAGAACGCGGTGGTGTGGATTCACGATTACAATCTATGGATGGTGCCGGCCTACCTGCGCGAGATTCGCCCGGACCTCACCATTGCCTTTTTCCATCACACCTATTTCCCCTCAGCAGACGTGTTCAACGTGCTGCCCTGGCGCCGTGAAATCGTTGGCAGCCTGTTGCAGTGCGATCACATCGGCTTCCACATTCCCAGGCAGGCGGAAAACTTTGTCGATGTGGCTCGCGGTGTCACGCCCCTGGAAGTGACTCAGAAAGCCGGCTGTGCGCCCCGGTTCCTGACCTACGGCTGTGCCGTGGGCCTTGATGAGATGAGCACCGAAATCAAGGTGAATGATCGCAAGATCGGCCTGGGCGCCCACCCGGTGGGGCTGGACCTGAACCGGGTGCGACATGCGCTGGCAGACCAGAGCGTGATTGACCGCATGGAAACCCTGCGTAACGAACTGATGGACGTTCGGCTGATTCTGTCGGTCGAGCGCCTCGACTTCACCAAAGGCATCATCGAAAAACTCGATGCCTACGAACGCATGCTCAACGAGCACCCGGAGCTGAAAACCAAAGTTACCCTGATGATGGTCTGCGTGCCGGCGGCCGCAGGGATGACCATCTACGAGGAACTGCTTTCGCAGATCGAGCAGACGGTCGGTCGCATCAACGGCCAGTTCGCACAGGTGGGCTGGACGCCCGTGCAATTCTTCTTCCGCGCCCTGCCGTTCGAGGAACTGGTGTCTTACTACACCATGGCGGACGTGATGTGGATTACACCGCTGCGGGACGGCCTGAACCTGGTGGCCAAGGAATACATTGCCACCCAGGGCCTGACCCAGGGCAGTGGCAGACTGGTGCTCTCGGAATTCGCCGGCGCCGCCGCCGAACTGCGCGGTGCCATCCTGGCCAATCCCCACCACCCCCAGGACCTTGCCGACACCTGCTACTACGCCCTGGCCATGAGCCGCAGCGAAGCACAGAATCGGCTCAGCGAGGCCTTTGAAGTGGTCAGCCGTTACGACATCGATTACTGGGGGCGGGAATTCATCGACACCGCCGAACAGCGCCGCGCCACCAAACTGGAAAAGATTCTGCCCATTGGTCATTGCGCCGCCTGA
- a CDS encoding PBPRA1643 family SWIM/SEC-C metal-binding motif protein yields the protein MSDKFFFKGRQDARQHHTTYGGFQTNASQKSGSKKYPLTLVVTSDARKQEVEAQVARAKLYANISVDTREGAVESITELTAILTKGGTVTTVKSPSRNDICNCGSGLKFKKCCG from the coding sequence ATGTCAGACAAATTTTTCTTCAAAGGCCGGCAGGACGCACGCCAGCACCACACCACTTACGGCGGCTTTCAGACCAACGCCAGCCAGAAGAGTGGCAGCAAGAAATACCCGCTTACGCTGGTGGTAACCAGTGACGCGCGCAAGCAGGAAGTCGAAGCGCAGGTGGCCAGGGCAAAGCTGTACGCAAACATTTCGGTGGATACCCGCGAGGGCGCCGTTGAGTCCATTACCGAGCTCACTGCTATCCTGACCAAAGGCGGGACGGTTACCACGGTAAAATCGCCTTCACGTAACGATATCTGCAACTGCGGTAGCGGGCTCAAATTCAAGAAGTGCTGCGGCTGA
- a CDS encoding DUF4174 domain-containing protein: MSFNLVATTRQATLTVVLSLITLTTHGADMNRLDDYQWKNRLILVQATSENGGEIESLRSARAEIDDRDIVWFVNTGSDVVSNQKAVSGSLETDIKAVLDESRSYGRVLLIGKDGGIKSRESSLDLDAIFRRIDGMPMRIREMRAD, translated from the coding sequence ATGAGTTTCAATCTGGTCGCCACCACAAGGCAAGCCACTCTGACGGTGGTGCTTTCGCTTATCACACTGACGACTCACGGGGCCGACATGAACAGGCTGGACGACTACCAGTGGAAAAACCGGCTTATCCTGGTTCAAGCCACCAGCGAGAATGGCGGTGAGATCGAATCGCTCAGGAGTGCCCGGGCAGAGATCGATGACCGGGATATTGTCTGGTTTGTGAACACCGGGTCGGATGTGGTTTCAAATCAGAAGGCGGTTTCGGGCAGCCTCGAGACCGACATCAAGGCTGTTCTTGACGAGTCCCGTTCGTATGGCCGGGTCCTGTTGATCGGCAAAGACGGCGGTATCAAAAGCCGCGAATCGAGTCTCGACCTCGACGCTATTTTCCGCCGTATCGACGGCATGCCGATGCGCATTCGGGAGATGCGCGCTGATTGA
- a CDS encoding MOSC domain-containing protein, translating into MPESTPLQTLLDTLPQCGRVEWIGIRPARGEPMQVLKRATVTPGKGLDGDRFKGRDTSKRQVTLIQKEHLHAIASCLQREAIDPEVFRRNIVVSGLNLLALKGKRFRIGGVVLEYTGLCHPCSKMETALGPGGYNAMRGHGGITTRVVEGGELALGDEVQALLLPQKDQP; encoded by the coding sequence ATGCCCGAATCGACCCCACTTCAAACCCTGCTCGACACACTCCCCCAATGCGGCCGCGTTGAGTGGATTGGCATCCGCCCTGCACGCGGCGAGCCCATGCAGGTGCTCAAGAGGGCAACGGTCACCCCGGGCAAAGGGCTGGATGGGGATCGATTCAAGGGCCGCGACACCAGCAAACGGCAAGTGACCCTGATCCAGAAAGAACACCTGCATGCCATTGCCTCGTGCCTGCAGCGGGAAGCCATTGACCCCGAGGTTTTCCGGCGCAACATCGTTGTCTCTGGCCTGAACCTACTGGCCCTGAAAGGCAAACGGTTCCGGATTGGTGGTGTGGTGCTGGAATACACGGGCCTGTGCCACCCCTGCAGCAAGATGGAGACTGCCCTCGGGCCGGGTGGGTATAACGCCATGCGTGGGCATGGCGGCATTACCACACGAGTGGTTGAAGGGGGTGAGCTGGCTCTTGGTGACGAAGTGCAGGCGTTGCTATTACCCCAAAAGGATCAGCCCTGA
- a CDS encoding helix-turn-helix domain-containing protein — MLLTGFGLGCLLPLFVITLRDFRHLLVGKLFLLVIIASVGFLVDPLMPREWRWITSDLQTALPGLFWLLCQLIFAPRPHLRSVWSAMALYSFLAPSLSRPFVGVEDSSIVAVFFGWRLGQFFEYVVVLHGLSFVIRYWRNDLVETRRKARLAFLLIIGGAVGIATISLNFGLYHEYSRGIISGLAAFATLICLVTAREGIMDLVGSDLSSGQRPSRLNANLNSDPQEPLSAQQEQDAEALGRTMAEGFYRTEKLTLKKLSEATDIPEYRLRKVINQALGYRNFNDYINQLRVAEASERLLDEPETPVLNISLDVGYRTLSSFNRAFRDIQNTTPTEFRQARSGADIG; from the coding sequence ATGTTGCTAACTGGCTTTGGGCTTGGTTGCCTGCTACCCCTTTTCGTAATCACTTTGCGTGATTTTCGCCATTTGTTGGTTGGCAAGCTCTTCTTGCTGGTGATCATCGCTTCAGTTGGGTTCCTGGTCGATCCACTGATGCCAAGGGAGTGGCGCTGGATCACCTCCGATCTGCAAACTGCGTTACCCGGACTATTCTGGTTGCTTTGCCAACTGATTTTTGCTCCACGTCCTCATTTGAGATCCGTTTGGAGCGCGATGGCTCTCTATAGCTTTTTGGCGCCATCCCTGTCACGGCCCTTCGTGGGAGTCGAAGACTCGTCGATAGTGGCGGTCTTTTTTGGCTGGAGACTGGGTCAGTTTTTCGAATATGTCGTCGTGTTGCATGGTCTCAGCTTTGTTATTCGATATTGGCGAAATGATCTGGTAGAAACCCGCAGGAAAGCTCGCCTGGCCTTCCTGTTAATTATTGGTGGCGCTGTGGGTATCGCGACGATTAGCCTTAATTTCGGGCTCTATCATGAATACAGTCGCGGGATCATCTCGGGCCTCGCTGCTTTTGCAACGCTGATCTGTCTGGTGACGGCGCGTGAGGGGATCATGGACCTGGTGGGCAGCGACCTGTCGTCTGGCCAGAGACCATCCAGACTGAATGCAAACCTGAATTCAGATCCGCAAGAGCCTCTTTCGGCGCAACAGGAACAGGATGCCGAGGCACTTGGCCGAACAATGGCTGAGGGCTTTTATCGGACGGAGAAACTGACCCTGAAAAAACTGTCTGAAGCCACCGATATTCCTGAATATCGTCTGCGGAAAGTGATCAATCAGGCTTTGGGGTATCGCAATTTTAATGATTACATCAATCAACTCAGGGTAGCCGAAGCTTCTGAGCGTCTGCTGGACGAGCCGGAGACGCCAGTTCTTAATATTTCTCTGGATGTTGGCTATCGCACTCTTAGTTCGTTCAACCGGGCGTTTCGGGATATTCAGAATACAACGCCAACTGAGTTCCGGCAGGCCCGTTCCGGGGCCGATATTGGCTGA
- a CDS encoding SDR family NAD(P)-dependent oxidoreductase, producing the protein MFDFHGRRVIVAGGSKGIGRAIALGFARAGASVSVCARGQASLDALAEEVASEGLALHVTPCDIGDKAELEAYLQNAMGELGGLDVLVNCASAFGREDNEEGWLSSVEVDLMGTVRAGHICLPALKETGGTIINIASIAALHASTRTAPYAAIKAAVAHYTGSLAVTMAPHKVRVNGIAPGSIEFPGGVWDQARQNNPELYQRIREGIPFGRLGTPEEVADVALFLASDLARWITGQTLVVDGGQVLS; encoded by the coding sequence ATGTTTGATTTCCACGGCCGGCGCGTCATCGTCGCTGGCGGCAGCAAGGGGATTGGCCGGGCAATCGCGTTGGGCTTTGCCCGGGCCGGGGCCAGCGTCTCTGTGTGCGCCCGCGGGCAGGCGTCCCTGGACGCTCTGGCAGAAGAAGTGGCAAGCGAGGGGCTGGCACTGCATGTGACCCCCTGCGACATCGGCGACAAGGCCGAGCTGGAAGCTTATCTGCAGAACGCCATGGGCGAGCTGGGCGGCCTGGACGTGCTGGTCAATTGCGCCTCGGCGTTCGGGCGGGAGGACAACGAAGAAGGCTGGTTGAGCAGTGTTGAAGTGGATCTGATGGGCACGGTTCGCGCCGGCCACATCTGCCTTCCGGCGCTCAAGGAAACCGGGGGCACGATCATCAACATTGCCTCCATCGCCGCCCTGCACGCCTCAACACGCACCGCCCCCTACGCAGCCATCAAGGCCGCGGTCGCTCACTACACCGGCAGCCTGGCGGTGACCATGGCCCCGCATAAAGTGCGTGTTAATGGCATTGCCCCTGGCTCGATCGAGTTTCCGGGCGGCGTGTGGGATCAGGCCCGGCAGAACAATCCAGAGCTCTACCAGCGTATTCGCGAGGGGATCCCCTTCGGGCGCCTGGGCACGCCGGAGGAAGTCGCCGACGTGGCGTTATTTCTGGCCTCCGATCTGGCCCGCTGGATTACCGGCCAGACACTGGTGGTGGACGGCGGCCAGGTTTTGTCCTGA
- the gtfA gene encoding sucrose phosphorylase produces MLLKNAVQLICYPDRIGNNLKDLYTVVDTHLSEAIGGLHILPFFPSNADGGFSPLTHKEVDPKVGTWDDIEAFTAKYDLCVDLTVNHISDESPEFTDFIANGFDSEYADLFVHVDKFGEISPDDMAKIHIRKEKEPFREVTLSDGTKTRVWCTFTEQQIDLNYESDLAYQLMESYIGFLTSKGVNLLRLDAFGYTTKRIGTSCFLVEPEVYQILDWVNQVALKHGAECLPEVHDHTSYQYAISRRNMHPYGFALPPLLLYSLLDANSTYLKNWLRMCPRNMVTVLDTHDGICIPDVEGVLPDEKIKVLIDNIDARSADPIMRRSAANIHSVGAIYQLTCTFYDALMQNDDAYIAARAIQFFTPGIPQVYYVGLLAGCNDHELMEQSGELRDINRHYYTLEEVEQDIQKPVVQRLLSLMKFRSNYPAFDGHFELNYSNNSSVAMAWRHGDYYCHLFVDLNFKTVKVTYTDVETGETRHLEC; encoded by the coding sequence ATGTTGCTCAAAAATGCGGTGCAGCTGATCTGTTATCCGGACCGGATCGGCAACAATCTGAAAGACCTTTACACCGTGGTGGACACGCATCTGTCCGAAGCCATCGGCGGGCTGCACATCCTGCCGTTTTTTCCCTCCAACGCCGATGGCGGCTTCTCGCCGCTGACCCACAAGGAAGTGGACCCGAAGGTGGGCACCTGGGACGACATCGAAGCCTTTACGGCAAAGTACGATCTGTGCGTGGATCTGACGGTTAATCATATCTCGGACGAATCGCCGGAGTTCACCGACTTCATTGCCAACGGCTTCGACTCGGAATACGCCGATCTGTTTGTGCACGTGGACAAATTCGGCGAGATCTCACCGGACGACATGGCGAAGATTCACATCCGCAAGGAGAAGGAACCCTTCCGGGAAGTGACCCTGTCCGACGGCACCAAAACCCGAGTGTGGTGTACCTTCACCGAGCAGCAGATCGACCTGAATTACGAATCCGACCTGGCCTATCAGCTGATGGAAAGCTACATCGGATTTCTGACGTCAAAAGGGGTTAATCTGCTGCGGCTGGACGCCTTCGGATACACCACCAAACGGATCGGCACCAGCTGCTTTCTGGTGGAACCGGAGGTGTATCAGATCCTCGATTGGGTCAACCAGGTTGCCTTGAAACACGGGGCGGAATGCCTGCCGGAAGTACACGACCACACCAGCTACCAGTACGCCATCAGCCGGCGCAACATGCACCCCTACGGCTTTGCCCTGCCGCCGCTGCTGCTCTATTCACTGCTGGACGCCAACAGCACCTACCTGAAGAACTGGCTGCGCATGTGCCCGCGCAACATGGTCACCGTGCTGGATACCCATGACGGCATCTGCATTCCCGATGTGGAAGGCGTTTTGCCGGATGAGAAAATCAAAGTACTGATCGACAACATCGACGCCCGCAGCGCGGACCCCATCATGCGGCGCTCAGCGGCCAACATTCACAGCGTGGGTGCCATCTATCAGCTCACCTGCACCTTTTATGACGCGCTGATGCAAAACGACGACGCCTACATCGCCGCCCGGGCCATCCAGTTTTTCACCCCGGGCATCCCACAGGTTTACTACGTGGGGCTACTGGCCGGCTGTAACGATCACGAGCTGATGGAACAAAGTGGCGAGTTGCGAGACATCAACCGCCATTACTACACCCTCGAAGAAGTGGAGCAGGACATCCAGAAACCGGTGGTACAACGCCTGCTAAGCCTGATGAAGTTCCGCAGCAACTACCCGGCCTTTGATGGGCACTTCGAACTGAACTATTCCAACAACTCAAGCGTGGCCATGGCCTGGCGCCATGGAGACTATTACTGCCACCTGTTTGTAGACCTGAACTTCAAAACCGTGAAGGTCACTTACACCGATGTGGAAACGGGGGAAACCCGACACCTGGAGTGCTGA